TATTCATTAAAACtatttgaatataattatatatataattttgagaacaaacttaatcaaataataaattttataaggaaaaatttagtgaccatgtttattgaaaataattttaaataaaattaaagagaagttattaattaaaacaaagaaaaattataaaaaaatttctcaatgaATGATAAGTAAATTGTCAActaaaaattttagttattagcTTATTGAGTGTTTATATACCATAGTGACTTATTCATAATGCTGCCTTGTGAAATTCCTTCTTTCAAGTCAGCCATCTTGAGATATTTAcctttatatttcatttataaacTTGTGTTAGAATGTATTTACTTATATATTGCCTCATGCCTTAAGTGATGTTATACATGtgttaaattctttaaaaaatgaagtggaattatttctttcttttttctttttctttttttcaattgaTAAGAAAGTAGAATGATTTTTTTTGGGGTTAATTTTCGTAATAGACATGGCGCTTAACATAAATggtctaaattaaaaatttaaactgcTATTGGTCATCCTGGACATTCTTTTTTATGGATCATCACTCAAGAAATGGTTTGTTTGTGCTGTGGAGTGtggaattttatttattcaagTATAATGTAACCAGTAAGTTGACCATGCtgtttcaataattaaatttaatatgatttttgCTTTAGGTTTCTGGTCATCAGAGTAAAAGACACGATTGCAATAGCCCAAGCGCAAACGAGATTAAATCAGACTTGGATCAAGTAAAAGCTAAATGTTATAAAAAAGTTATAGCTGAGCGGGCCGATGAAACAGCCTGTATATCTTCTAACCCTGAGCTTGATGATTGGGGTCAATCAAATCTCAGGGATACTGTTTCTGGGGCTGGTAGTAGTTCTTCCCGAGCTATCTCTTCTAGATCATTGAGTGCTTCAAGTCGCTTTCTTTCCCGCTTTAGCTTGTGCCCAGGTAATGCAAGCTTTGGGCTGAGTAGAGCAACAAGTTTGGGGTCATCAGAAGCTTATCGTGTATCATCAACAAGGTTCACAGCTTCAAATGAACAGGAAGAACTACAAACATGTTGTGCCCATGgattttttaatagaaatgaAACTTCTCGAGGTCGAGGCTTACTTCCTTCATGCCTTGTGAATAGATCTCCCACACAACAACATTATGGAGATTTTGCTTCTGGTAATTTAGGGTCAAATCCTACAACTACTGGAATTTCTGATTGTTTGCAAGATGATCAAGGTAGTTCTGCTCTAAATGTGGGCAATCCTAGAGGTGAGTTCAATTTAAATTTGCATTCTCCGGTTATCCATAGTGACATAGACAACATGGAGGCTAGACATCCTGATAGGCGGATTGGAGCTCGAGAACCTGTGGAACGTAATGTTCGTTTTAGTAGAACCCTAAGTGTTGGAAGACTTCGTGATCGAGTTCTTCGCAGATCATCATTTCCTGGTATAACAGCTCCTTTGCAACAAGCAAGGGAAGTAATAGATGCCAGTCATCATGGTGGTTCACAGGCTTTGGGCAGTGGAGCAGGGGCATTGACATCAAATGAGACTTCTTTGATCTCTTCTACTTCTGCTTATGCTTCATCTGGTATGTCTAGCTCCTTGTACACTGGTGAAGATTATGAAGTGGAAAACTCACGTGCAAGAGAAGCCAGGTATCATGATCTCTTGGAGCATAGATCAAATTTCCTTGAACgcagaagaagaataagatcGCAGGTTTGTGGACATGCATTGAATCTATTTTGACAA
The Diospyros lotus cultivar Yz01 chromosome 12, ASM1463336v1, whole genome shotgun sequence DNA segment above includes these coding regions:
- the LOC127813925 gene encoding uncharacterized protein LOC127813925 isoform X2 — encoded protein: MGSSSSKTNAAESSSSSPSSSSSSSARRSRSKGSRAFQSSCLGPPPASHDSDNDDQVSGHQSKRHDCNSPSANEIKSDLDQVKAKCYKKVIAERADETACISSNPELDDWGQSNLRDTVSGAGSSSSRAISSRSLSASSRFLSRFSLCPGNASFGLSRATSLGSSEAYRVSSTRFTASNEQEELQTCCAHGFFNRNETSRGRGLLPSCLVNRSPTQQHYGDFASGNLGSNPTTTGISDCLQDDQGSSALNVGNPRGEFNLNLHSPVIHSDIDNMEARHPDRRIGAREPVERNVRFSRTLSVGRLRDRVLRRSSFPGITAPLQQAREVIDASHHGGSQALGSGAGALTSNETSLISSTSAYASSGMSSSLYTGEDYEVENSRAREARYHDLLEHRSNFLERRRRIRSQVRALQRMGNRFENLSGHERSCIISGQHRTGHCTCRISNRDVNSSDDASARASISRIVMLAEALFEQSVVLSSRPSVSSIGSVPAPNEVVESLPVISYSKLQKHLNEEAAQCYICLVEYEEGDSLRMLPCHHEFHRTCIDKWLKEIHRVCPLCRGDICSRPEPVPLEN
- the LOC127813925 gene encoding uncharacterized protein LOC127813925 isoform X1, which translates into the protein MGSSSSKTNAAESSSSSPSSSSSSSARRSRSKGSRAFQSSCLGPPPASHDSDNDDQVSGHQSKRHDCNSPSANEIKSDLDQVKAKCYKKVIAERADETACISSNPELDDWGQSNLRDTVSGAGSSSSRAISSRSLSASSRFLSRFSLCPGNASFGLSRATSLGSSEAYRVSSTRFTASNEQEELQTCCAHGFFNRNETSRGRGLLPSCLVNRSPTQQHYGDFASGNLGSNPTTTGISDCLQDDQGSSALNVGNPRGEFNLNLHSPVIHSDIDNMEARHPDRRIGAREPVERNVRFSRTLSVGRLRDRVLRRSSFPGITAPLQQAREVIDASHHGGSQALGSGAGALTSNETSLISSTSAYASSGMSSSLYTGEDYEVENSRAREARYHDLLEHRSNFLERRRRIRSQVRALQRMGNRFENLSGHERSCIISGQHRTGHCTCRISNRDVNSSDDASARASISRIVMLAEALFEVLDEIHQQSVVLSSRPSVSSIGSVPAPNEVVESLPVISYSKLQKHLNEEAAQCYICLVEYEEGDSLRMLPCHHEFHRTCIDKWLKEIHRVCPLCRGDICSRPEPVPLEN